In Methanocorpusculum vombati, a genomic segment contains:
- a CDS encoding M13-type metalloendopeptidase: MKKLLTGLLVLCILTLAAAAGCITAPPDQEYLGTPWINSDIVGNIPNDPGRLQDDFHLASNHHWLSTSKIPSGEAGITAFAELEMQHQAELLRLLNNITTPKTHEEDLLLTLYNSVKDMDARNAQGMQPILPELSRIKNISTLDELSAWLTDSGYHLANPLAILTVTVDPKNSSAYIVGIDPIALSLGSKDEYKNLTKSGEQLKQNNDHTYEQLLIHAGYSQEEAQALNRAVFAVEAQIADGRRNASNLTAENRIDLIYNPRTLEQLRAESPAYPLAEILTAKGYDRGSPFVLSEPQWLAALNAAYTEENLEGLKGLLIQNTLKETAQYLDQKCLDIYNERIIAKYGISGTKTPEQMAYDAINTKLGVATGRVYADAYFSEEIKTDITEMIERIRETFKQRLTRADWLTNETRDAAVEKLDAITINVGYPEIWTDYSALALRSAAEGGSAAENILKIAEFEADRQKHKIGTTVVKGEWSECMPQEVNAFYSPESNSLNIPAGILGGVFYDPNGSYESQLGSIGMIIGHEFTHAFDTTGSQYDKDGNLRNWWTDADRNAFRNHTAKVAAYYETILPYPDLGVDGDMTIGETVADLGGLACMMDIAGTIEGFDYEEFFTSFSHIWRKMYPEQIGRIILETDEHPPGYVRTNVNVQQVQEFYTTFNVTAKDGMYLAPEDRLVVW, translated from the coding sequence ATGAAAAAATTACTGACGGGACTCCTTGTCCTCTGCATACTCACCCTTGCAGCTGCCGCCGGCTGCATCACCGCACCACCTGATCAGGAGTACCTTGGAACACCCTGGATCAACAGCGATATCGTCGGAAACATTCCAAACGACCCCGGCAGACTGCAGGACGACTTCCATCTTGCAAGCAACCATCACTGGCTCAGCACGAGCAAAATCCCAAGCGGTGAAGCAGGCATCACTGCATTTGCCGAGCTTGAGATGCAGCATCAGGCAGAACTCCTGCGTCTGCTGAACAACATCACCACGCCGAAAACCCACGAGGAAGACCTCCTCCTCACCCTCTACAACTCCGTAAAAGACATGGACGCCCGAAACGCACAGGGCATGCAGCCGATTCTTCCGGAACTCTCCCGTATCAAAAATATCAGCACCCTTGACGAACTCTCCGCCTGGCTCACCGACAGCGGGTATCACCTCGCAAACCCTCTTGCCATCCTCACCGTCACCGTTGATCCGAAAAACAGCTCGGCCTACATCGTAGGAATCGATCCGATCGCACTCTCCCTCGGCAGTAAAGACGAGTACAAAAATCTTACCAAATCCGGGGAACAACTCAAACAGAACAACGACCATACCTACGAACAGCTCCTTATACACGCCGGATACTCCCAAGAGGAAGCTCAGGCACTCAACCGGGCGGTGTTTGCGGTCGAAGCACAGATCGCGGACGGCCGCCGCAACGCGTCCAACCTGACCGCCGAAAACCGCATCGATCTCATCTACAACCCGCGGACGCTCGAACAGCTCAGAGCCGAGTCTCCCGCCTACCCGCTTGCGGAGATCCTTACCGCAAAAGGATACGACAGGGGAAGCCCCTTCGTACTCAGTGAACCGCAGTGGCTCGCTGCTCTCAACGCCGCCTACACCGAAGAAAATCTCGAAGGACTCAAAGGACTGCTTATCCAGAACACGCTCAAAGAAACAGCCCAGTATCTGGATCAGAAATGCCTTGACATTTACAACGAACGAATCATCGCCAAGTACGGTATCAGCGGAACAAAAACTCCCGAACAGATGGCATACGACGCCATCAATACGAAACTCGGTGTTGCAACCGGCAGGGTGTATGCGGACGCCTACTTCTCCGAGGAGATCAAAACCGACATTACGGAAATGATCGAACGCATCCGTGAGACATTCAAGCAGCGGCTTACCCGCGCCGACTGGCTCACCAATGAGACCAGGGATGCAGCAGTCGAAAAACTTGATGCAATCACGATTAATGTCGGTTATCCGGAGATCTGGACCGACTACTCAGCCCTTGCACTCCGAAGCGCCGCAGAGGGGGGAAGTGCCGCAGAAAACATCCTCAAAATTGCCGAATTCGAAGCGGACCGCCAGAAACACAAGATAGGAACGACCGTTGTCAAAGGCGAATGGTCGGAGTGTATGCCGCAGGAGGTCAACGCCTTCTACAGTCCGGAGAGCAACTCCCTCAACATTCCGGCGGGAATTCTCGGCGGCGTCTTCTATGATCCGAACGGATCCTATGAGTCGCAGCTTGGCAGCATCGGTATGATCATCGGCCATGAGTTTACGCATGCTTTTGACACAACCGGCAGCCAGTACGACAAGGACGGAAACCTCCGGAACTGGTGGACGGACGCGGACCGGAATGCGTTCCGGAATCATACCGCAAAGGTTGCGGCATATTATGAAACCATTCTGCCGTACCCGGACCTGGGTGTGGACGGTGATATGACCATTGGTGAGACGGTGGCTGATCTCGGCGGCCTCGCCTGTATGATGGATATCGCAGGTACAATCGAAGGATTCGACTACGAAGAGTTTTTTACGTCCTTCTCGCACATCTGGCGAAAGATGTATCCGGAACAGATAGGCAGGATAATTCTGGAAACGGATGAACATCCGCCGGGATATGTGCGGACGAATGTAAACGTACAGCAGGTACAGGAGTTCTATACCACGTTTAACGTGACGGCAAAAGACGGCATGTATCTTGCACCGGAAGACCGGCTGGTCGTCTGGTAA
- a CDS encoding Nramp family divalent metal transporter produces MIEVPALQKLKKWFRETFVFFGPGLLLAITAAGEAGVTEAIEIGAHHGLTLIWAVLFTLIFKYAFTNGIARYTLATGHTIFDALSRIPGPKYWGSVLIILVYLVEMLAIGAMLMFAAIFLDYLLPGVYNAVLIALFLLLVCLALLRTNSYEILELIVAVLVGILVLAIIFCLFEFPLSLGLFAAGLVPSIPEGSEMAILAIIGVVGSGLNLMLYSVWLHEKSRHHSETEQTCTLLNESHFRKYIRSVNLDVLIGFFFVAAITIGFMFLGFSGHAVSFMGHGAHLSLDTLITQVLYIVGTLPYGAYLFLALVTFIFFGAVVVSMDGRARAVAKVIRGIGAESGHELPSEHKLYQIILLVFSGIIIASFLISDPMLIIRRIAAFSAIVFGVFGFIVIYLDLKLPEYARGNRLWLMIMGLGSAISIYVALLLESAFLTYGVPLIERMIVVVFVLYIFSKTELFRKLISGRADILDKFWTVIVFSAISMYGTFRGIPVEGVIINFRDVGPMIAGLVGGPVIGGVAGLLGGLHRFVQGGDTALPCFVATVAAGVIAGYAIYRWKGRITLLRVTLLAIGVECLHLLVIFPMLSIPSGVMAPGAVLNIISITLLPMCMVNIAGLLIFAYIVRRCEVLFVPEEKFSLEKLKEEFRQLITPPEKKTDEEEEEIHVR; encoded by the coding sequence ATGATTGAAGTACCCGCCCTGCAAAAATTGAAAAAATGGTTTCGGGAGACCTTCGTCTTCTTCGGCCCCGGTCTTCTCCTTGCGATCACCGCAGCGGGAGAAGCAGGCGTCACCGAAGCAATTGAGATTGGTGCTCATCACGGTCTGACTCTTATCTGGGCGGTGCTGTTCACTCTTATCTTCAAATACGCATTTACCAACGGTATCGCCCGCTACACGCTTGCAACCGGCCACACCATATTCGATGCTCTAAGCCGCATCCCGGGCCCCAAGTACTGGGGTTCGGTACTCATCATCCTTGTCTATCTTGTTGAGATGCTCGCAATCGGCGCAATGCTGATGTTTGCTGCGATATTCCTCGACTATCTTCTGCCGGGCGTCTATAATGCGGTACTCATCGCACTGTTCCTCCTGCTCGTCTGCCTTGCCCTGCTGCGTACCAACTCCTACGAAATCCTTGAACTGATCGTAGCTGTACTGGTCGGCATTCTTGTCCTTGCCATTATTTTCTGCCTCTTTGAGTTCCCGCTCTCCCTCGGTCTCTTCGCTGCCGGTCTCGTTCCCAGCATCCCCGAAGGTTCCGAGATGGCAATTCTTGCCATCATCGGTGTTGTCGGGTCCGGTCTCAACCTCATGCTCTACTCTGTCTGGCTGCATGAAAAGTCCCGCCATCACTCTGAAACGGAACAGACCTGTACCCTGCTCAATGAATCCCACTTCCGCAAATACATCCGCAGTGTCAATCTTGACGTGCTGATCGGGTTCTTCTTTGTTGCAGCAATCACGATTGGTTTCATGTTTCTCGGCTTTTCCGGGCACGCCGTCTCCTTCATGGGACACGGAGCCCACCTCAGCCTTGACACGCTGATAACCCAGGTACTCTACATTGTCGGAACGCTGCCGTACGGAGCCTACCTGTTTCTCGCCCTTGTCACCTTCATCTTCTTCGGCGCAGTCGTCGTCAGTATGGATGGTCGTGCCCGTGCGGTTGCCAAAGTTATCCGGGGAATCGGAGCCGAGTCCGGCCATGAACTCCCGTCCGAACACAAACTCTACCAGATCATACTTCTCGTCTTTTCGGGAATCATCATCGCATCCTTTCTTATCAGCGATCCCATGCTCATCATCCGGAGAATTGCTGCATTCTCTGCGATTGTCTTCGGTGTGTTCGGGTTCATCGTCATCTATCTGGACTTAAAACTCCCGGAGTACGCACGGGGCAACCGCCTGTGGCTGATGATCATGGGCCTTGGCAGTGCGATCTCAATTTACGTCGCACTCCTGCTGGAGTCCGCATTTCTCACCTATGGTGTTCCGTTAATCGAGAGAATGATTGTAGTCGTGTTCGTGCTCTACATCTTCTCCAAAACCGAGCTGTTCCGTAAACTCATTTCCGGTCGTGCCGATATTCTCGACAAGTTCTGGACCGTGATTGTGTTTAGTGCAATCTCCATGTACGGGACGTTCCGCGGCATTCCGGTTGAAGGCGTCATCATCAACTTCCGCGATGTAGGGCCCATGATCGCCGGTCTTGTCGGCGGGCCGGTGATTGGAGGGGTTGCCGGTCTCCTCGGGGGTCTGCACCGGTTTGTACAGGGCGGCGATACGGCGCTTCCCTGTTTTGTTGCGACCGTTGCTGCGGGAGTCATTGCCGGATATGCCATTTACCGCTGGAAAGGAAGGATTACGCTCCTCCGCGTGACCCTGCTTGCTATCGGCGTTGAGTGTCTGCATCTGCTGGTTATCTTCCCGATGCTTTCCATTCCGTCCGGCGTCATGGCACCTGGTGCGGTGCTGAACATCATCTCGATTACCCTTCTGCCAATGTGCATGGTAAACATCGCGGGTCTGTTGATCTTCGCATACATTGTGCGGCGGTGCGAGGTGCTTTTCGTTCCGGAAGAGAAGTTCAGTCTGGAGAAACTGAAAGAAGAGTTCCGGCAGCTGATCACGCCTCCGGAAAAGAAGACAGATGAAGAGGAGGAAGAGATACATGTCAGGTAA
- a CDS encoding cache domain-containing protein — protein MMPCFVVPVRGTDGSYTGFVLMPYAAALFQQNIAVPKTSRENLWTDVWVINSKGTLIYHPDTGTIGQNLYQGYFVTKHPELKDGLFYIIEHPAGSINYRAYDLAGTQVVEKTGVWQTISFGGQDLRVVTEQYPIPPQVYPYVEHAGPADQEEFVHKMYHYAKRVGMEKAVAEFNDPNGAFAGTGYDLFAYTMDGTELVSAKQVLLGANRLNYRDAYGIRPVNSMILRAEQGGGYVHYYRIVPYTENQAIHTSSYLRAVTEDWFVGASRVASAVPQTYTISQREAVTKTVRIIHGWVTDYGKETALSMIMDPAQNSVIGPARILAVTYNGTLLADTQYQDKIGEDIFYLTDRHGVSTIREGVMMAKQGGGYLYLEKSNPDGNTISLVYVEPMDGSWCVLSMIRLETYNVTADLL, from the coding sequence ATGATGCCCTGCTTCGTCGTACCGGTACGCGGAACAGACGGCAGTTACACAGGTTTTGTCCTCATGCCGTATGCCGCAGCTCTCTTTCAGCAAAATATCGCCGTCCCGAAAACCAGCCGGGAAAATCTCTGGACCGACGTATGGGTCATCAACAGCAAAGGAACACTCATATATCACCCGGATACCGGGACGATCGGTCAGAATCTCTATCAAGGCTACTTTGTAACCAAACATCCGGAACTCAAAGACGGTCTCTTCTACATCATCGAACATCCCGCAGGCTCGATCAACTATCGGGCATATGATCTGGCCGGTACACAGGTTGTGGAAAAAACCGGTGTCTGGCAGACCATCTCCTTTGGAGGACAGGATCTCCGCGTTGTTACGGAACAGTACCCCATCCCGCCCCAGGTGTATCCGTATGTGGAACATGCAGGGCCGGCCGATCAGGAGGAGTTCGTCCATAAGATGTACCACTATGCAAAAAGAGTGGGAATGGAAAAGGCAGTTGCTGAGTTCAATGATCCCAACGGTGCCTTTGCAGGAACAGGATACGACCTTTTCGCCTACACCATGGACGGCACGGAACTCGTTTCAGCCAAACAGGTTCTGCTTGGAGCAAACCGCCTCAATTACCGTGATGCGTACGGTATCCGCCCCGTCAACAGTATGATTCTCCGGGCCGAACAGGGGGGAGGATATGTTCATTACTACCGCATCGTCCCCTATACGGAAAATCAGGCGATACATACGTCATCCTATCTCCGGGCGGTTACGGAAGACTGGTTTGTCGGTGCCAGCAGAGTTGCCAGCGCAGTCCCCCAGACCTACACCATCAGCCAGCGCGAGGCCGTGACCAAAACGGTCCGGATAATTCATGGCTGGGTCACCGATTACGGAAAAGAGACCGCCCTCTCCATGATAATGGATCCCGCGCAGAACTCCGTCATCGGCCCGGCACGTATTCTTGCCGTCACCTATAACGGAACACTCCTCGCGGACACTCAGTATCAGGACAAAATCGGGGAGGATATCTTCTATCTTACCGACAGGCACGGTGTATCAACCATCCGAGAAGGAGTGATGATGGCGAAACAGGGAGGAGGATATTTGTATCTGGAAAAAAGCAATCCGGATGGAAATACGATTTCCCTGGTCTATGTGGAGCCGATGGATGGCAGCTGGTGTGTTCTGAGCATGATACGTCTGGAAACATATAACGTTACCGCGGATTTACTGTGA
- a CDS encoding BMP family lipoprotein, with amino-acid sequence MSKFWKICGVLLLITVIGAAGCVVPGTEEKSAGLVVDIRNAGDSFNAQTVAGLNRSAEEGVVVPLLYVVNSDREAAEAFAELERKRPAVILSTGHSLTEYLAESARKNPDLHYATFDGVFHAGSGMPGNMMNVLFRSEEPSYLAGYLAGMMTKTNTVGFIGGMDIPAVDRFYYGYRAGVEAAAAERGQYISVERAVVGNFYDREAAKLLADGMYDTSADVILQAAGDAGLGVIAAAKESGTYVIGADRDQRDLAPENMLTSVTKNLEEAVYQTITEYAAGRVHDGQEIWLGIANNATGLAPLHPAVPDAVAEKIAELSKQIAKGRIDPPATAEEYAAK; translated from the coding sequence ATGAGTAAATTCTGGAAGATATGCGGAGTTCTGCTGCTGATCACCGTCATAGGTGCGGCGGGATGTGTTGTACCCGGAACAGAGGAAAAATCCGCAGGACTGGTGGTCGATATCAGAAACGCAGGCGATTCATTTAATGCACAGACGGTTGCCGGACTGAACCGGTCCGCAGAGGAGGGAGTTGTTGTCCCGCTTTTGTATGTGGTAAACAGTGACCGTGAAGCAGCAGAGGCGTTTGCCGAACTGGAGAGGAAGAGACCGGCGGTGATTCTTTCCACCGGCCACAGTCTGACGGAGTATTTAGCAGAATCTGCACGGAAGAATCCGGATCTGCATTATGCAACGTTTGACGGAGTGTTTCATGCGGGTTCCGGAATGCCCGGGAATATGATGAATGTGCTGTTCCGGTCAGAGGAGCCGAGTTATCTGGCAGGGTATCTGGCAGGGATGATGACGAAGACGAACACCGTCGGGTTTATCGGAGGAATGGATATTCCGGCAGTAGATCGGTTCTACTACGGGTATCGTGCAGGAGTTGAGGCCGCAGCCGCAGAGCGGGGACAGTACATTTCGGTGGAGCGGGCTGTTGTCGGTAACTTCTATGACCGTGAAGCGGCAAAGCTGCTTGCGGACGGGATGTATGATACCAGTGCGGATGTGATTTTACAGGCGGCAGGTGATGCGGGACTCGGCGTGATTGCGGCGGCGAAGGAGAGCGGGACATATGTGATCGGTGCGGATCGGGATCAGCGTGATCTTGCGCCGGAGAATATGCTGACGAGTGTTACGAAGAACCTGGAAGAAGCGGTGTATCAGACGATCACTGAGTATGCGGCCGGCAGAGTCCATGACGGTCAGGAGATCTGGCTCGGTATTGCGAACAATGCGACGGGACTTGCACCTCTGCATCCGGCAGTTCCGGATGCGGTTGCGGAAAAGATTGCGGAGTTGTCAAAGCAGATTGCAAAAGGAAGAATCGATCCCCCGGCAACGGCAGAGGAGTACGCGGCGAAATAA
- a CDS encoding winged helix-turn-helix transcriptional regulator → MVRRHTLSNVLAVLMLLLLLCSADAAAEEQIAAGDTPRSIADVPSWITGEIRTYTPESLGYSVNGDKHRDGYSLQNPPGTERTADELPLWIQVAGISGTLVFLLALIHFLPVMIGRIKKTDPSPVRDSLYAAILASPGSSAADLREKTGIHHETLRYHLAVLDKEQKIISRKISRSYHYFPNGSSLSRADTIRMTLCQNPTTEKVLGLIEKEPGISGTVLAARAGISSGTLTWHLGRLQKNDLITISRVGRGMRIFPQDHT, encoded by the coding sequence ATGGTTCGCAGACATACACTATCTAATGTCCTTGCCGTTCTGATGCTCCTCCTCCTTCTTTGCAGCGCAGATGCAGCAGCAGAAGAACAGATCGCCGCCGGTGACACACCCCGCAGTATCGCCGACGTTCCTTCCTGGATCACCGGAGAGATACGTACCTACACACCGGAATCCCTAGGGTACAGCGTAAACGGAGACAAACATCGTGACGGCTACTCCCTCCAGAACCCGCCCGGTACCGAACGCACCGCTGACGAACTCCCGCTCTGGATTCAGGTTGCCGGAATCTCCGGCACTCTCGTTTTTCTTCTCGCTCTCATCCATTTCCTGCCTGTCATGATAGGCCGCATCAAAAAAACGGATCCAAGTCCTGTCCGTGATTCACTGTATGCTGCCATTCTTGCCTCCCCCGGAAGTTCCGCTGCTGATCTCCGGGAAAAAACCGGCATCCACCATGAAACTCTCCGGTATCACCTGGCTGTTCTCGACAAAGAACAAAAAATCATCTCCCGAAAAATCAGCAGAAGCTATCACTACTTCCCAAACGGTTCCTCCCTCAGCCGTGCTGACACCATCCGCATGACTTTGTGCCAGAACCCTACCACCGAAAAAGTTCTTGGCCTCATCGAAAAAGAACCCGGTATCTCCGGTACCGTTCTTGCCGCCCGTGCCGGTATCAGCTCGGGAACCCTTACCTGGCATCTCGGACGCCTTCAGAAAAACGACCTCATCACCATCTCCCGTGTTGGTCGCGGCATGCGGATATTCCCGCAGGATCACACCTGA
- a CDS encoding GNAT family N-acetyltransferase, translating into MDVTVREMEPGDWGAVSRIYQEGIDTGTATFQPEVPAFSEWDRSHLPVCRLVAVVSGMVIGFAVLMPVSSRAVYAGVAEVSIYITKTCAGNGAGTILLHALIVESERQGIWMLQSGILSGNAASVRLHEKCGFRLVGYREKVGCDRHGTWRDVIFFERRSRVVAWENPAEK; encoded by the coding sequence ATGGACGTGACGGTGCGGGAGATGGAGCCCGGAGACTGGGGTGCTGTCAGCAGAATTTATCAGGAGGGGATCGATACCGGTACTGCTACGTTTCAGCCGGAGGTTCCGGCTTTTTCGGAGTGGGACCGGTCACACCTGCCGGTCTGCCGCCTCGTTGCGGTTGTTTCGGGTATGGTGATCGGGTTTGCGGTTCTGATGCCGGTCTCGTCACGGGCGGTGTATGCGGGAGTTGCCGAGGTGAGTATCTACATCACGAAGACCTGTGCCGGAAACGGTGCGGGGACGATTCTTCTGCATGCGTTGATCGTGGAGTCGGAGCGGCAGGGTATCTGGATGCTGCAGTCCGGAATTTTATCGGGGAATGCGGCGAGCGTCCGGCTGCATGAAAAGTGCGGCTTCCGGCTTGTGGGGTACCGGGAAAAGGTCGGCTGTGATCGGCACGGGACATGGCGGGATGTGATCTTTTTTGAACGGCGGAGCCGTGTGGTTGCATGGGAGAATCCTGCGGAAAAATAA
- a CDS encoding LytS/YhcK type 5TM receptor domain-containing protein gives MDLVSLGCFLIVNLGLAALSGYYLGKTKLLDKNGGRLTGWLRSLCGIVIFGIISIIGTLSAVDVNGVIMNNRDSAPVSAGLYFGPVIGVGAAAVSALFRLTQGGITMIPCSLGTFCAGCIAAAAGYYFRDRPSLWLAALIGVVAVLVHSVLVIFLSEGGLSVGWQIVMETPAAAGYGIVVIISIMLFSWLYRSAQERTE, from the coding sequence ATGGATCTTGTATCTCTTGGTTGTTTTCTTATCGTGAATCTTGGTCTTGCGGCATTGTCCGGCTATTACCTTGGAAAAACAAAACTGCTTGACAAAAACGGAGGCAGACTGACCGGATGGTTGCGAAGTCTCTGCGGAATTGTAATCTTCGGAATCATCTCAATTATCGGAACCCTGTCCGCGGTTGATGTAAACGGGGTTATTATGAACAACCGTGACAGCGCTCCGGTCTCTGCCGGCCTCTACTTCGGGCCGGTAATTGGTGTCGGGGCTGCGGCGGTGAGTGCACTCTTCCGGCTGACACAGGGGGGCATTACGATGATTCCCTGTAGTCTGGGAACTTTTTGCGCCGGATGCATTGCGGCGGCTGCGGGATACTACTTCCGGGATCGTCCCTCCCTCTGGCTTGCCGCCCTGATCGGTGTGGTCGCGGTTCTGGTACATTCGGTCCTGGTGATCTTCCTCAGCGAAGGAGGGCTCAGTGTCGGCTGGCAGATTGTCATGGAGACGCCGGCAGCGGCAGGATACGGAATCGTCGTGATTATCTCGATCATGCTGTTCTCCTGGCTCTACCGTTCCGCACAGGAGCGGACAGAATAA
- a CDS encoding winged helix-turn-helix transcriptional regulator: MEYRTTPSNLFVAVLLVCLCFLPAAAADDGTAVSGEMPRSFADVPSWITDSLGVKTPAEGGYVVNEPLPDHPGGFSDINRADAARDASEVPAWIVLAAGISGIAVLALAAFQFLPILIGRTREAPPSSVRDGIFAAISETPGCSAAVLREKTGIHYATLRYHLAVLEKEKRIVSRSAGHIYHYFPNGSSLSRADTIRMTLCQNPTTEKVLGLIEKEPGISGTVLAARAGISSGTLTWHLGRLQKNDLITISRVGRGMRIFPQDHT, translated from the coding sequence ATGGAGTACAGAACTACACCATCTAATCTGTTTGTCGCAGTTCTCCTCGTCTGCCTCTGTTTTTTACCCGCCGCAGCCGCAGATGACGGCACTGCCGTATCCGGTGAGATGCCCCGCAGTTTTGCCGACGTTCCCTCCTGGATCACCGACAGTCTCGGCGTCAAAACTCCGGCGGAAGGCGGTTACGTCGTCAACGAACCGCTGCCCGACCACCCCGGCGGTTTCTCGGACATCAACCGTGCCGATGCCGCCCGCGATGCATCCGAAGTCCCTGCGTGGATCGTTCTCGCCGCCGGTATCTCCGGCATCGCCGTTCTCGCACTCGCCGCCTTTCAGTTCCTGCCTATCCTCATCGGCAGAACCCGCGAGGCACCCCCCAGTTCCGTCCGCGACGGCATTTTTGCCGCCATCTCTGAAACACCCGGCTGCTCCGCCGCCGTTCTCAGGGAAAAGACCGGCATCCACTATGCAACACTCCGGTATCACCTGGCGGTTCTCGAAAAGGAAAAACGGATCGTTTCCCGCAGTGCGGGGCACATCTATCACTACTTCCCAAACGGTTCCTCCCTCAGCCGTGCCGACACCATCCGCATGACTTTGTGCCAGAACCCTACCACCGAAAAAGTTCTTGGCCTCATCGAAAAAGAACCCGGTATCTCCGGTACCGTTCTTGCCGCCCGTGCCGGTATCAGCTCGGGAACCCTTACCTGGCATCTCGGACGCCTTCAGAAAAACGACCTCATCACCATCTCCCGTGTTGGTCGCGGTATGCGGATATTCCCGCAGGATCACACCTGA
- a CDS encoding magnesium transporter CorA family protein — translation MLEIYRSADAPHGPSKIDTIESGSWIRMIQPTEDEITYVCTTLSIPRDDIITLLDDEESPRIEHDDGRTLIIVDTPYVDDSTDPESRPAKTAGITSYTTVPSGFIVMQDTIITVSLRKNPVLQTFIDGKVKNFSTVKKTRFLLQFLYRNARLFIQHLRQIDDLTNTIEHTLYTATKNEELFEMLRISKSLVYMTTALKANEAVLEKLYRFPTPEVRMYEEDEDLLEDTIIENRQALEMAQTYSSTLGHIMDTCASIINNNVNSIMKLFTVVTILLTIPTMIASFLGMNVLIPDDLSQNPFAFPLLITGSLSISAVLLWLLFRKKII, via the coding sequence ATGCTGGAAATCTACCGATCCGCAGACGCCCCGCATGGCCCGTCCAAAATTGACACCATCGAAAGCGGCAGCTGGATTCGCATGATCCAGCCCACCGAAGATGAGATCACCTACGTCTGCACCACACTATCCATTCCCCGCGACGACATCATCACTCTGCTTGACGATGAAGAAAGCCCCCGCATTGAACACGACGACGGCCGGACCCTCATCATCGTGGACACACCCTACGTGGACGATAGCACTGACCCTGAATCCCGTCCCGCAAAAACTGCCGGCATTACGAGCTACACAACTGTTCCGTCCGGCTTCATCGTCATGCAGGACACTATTATTACCGTCTCTCTTCGGAAAAATCCGGTTCTCCAGACCTTCATCGACGGAAAAGTAAAGAACTTTTCCACGGTGAAAAAAACCCGATTTCTTCTGCAGTTTCTGTACCGCAATGCCCGACTCTTCATACAGCACCTCCGGCAGATCGACGATCTGACCAACACCATTGAACACACACTCTATACAGCCACCAAAAACGAGGAACTCTTTGAGATGCTTCGCATCTCAAAATCCCTCGTCTATATGACAACTGCACTGAAAGCGAACGAAGCAGTGCTGGAAAAACTGTACCGGTTCCCTACGCCGGAGGTCCGCATGTATGAAGAGGATGAAGATCTTCTCGAAGACACCATCATCGAAAACCGGCAGGCACTCGAAATGGCCCAGACCTACAGCAGCACTCTTGGCCACATCATGGACACCTGCGCCTCCATCATCAACAACAACGTCAACAGCATCATGAAGCTGTTCACCGTCGTTACCATTCTTCTTACCATCCCGACGATGATCGCAAGCTTCCTCGGTATGAACGTCCTCATCCCGGATGATCTTTCCCAGAACCCGTTTGCCTTTCCTCTGCTCATCACAGGATCTCTCAGCATCTCGGCGGTTCTCCTGTGGCTGCTGTTCCGGAAAAAAATCATCTGA